In Stieleria varia, one genomic interval encodes:
- a CDS encoding c-type cytochrome — translation MILRTTFVLFVAAFLAVDLVCADEPPALNPKDKLVVETVLRMKSFDLNSSEPAKAAVLRYLKSQPGTDQYFELIGRFQPTEITDDLVAYSLSHADETGGVRAADALFAMGQEKALLSIAKGDNAVKATSAIGLIGRSGGKKTVTMLLPLLTDSNTTVELQSAAIAALGRQTAGQKEVLGLVAAGKLANELKFAAANVLLSSDDEAIAAEASKYLELPATKDSKPLPTVAELVKRKGNVDAGGIVFRTEGTCINCHKVRGEGKEVGPDLTEIGSKLSREAMYVSILDPSAAVSHNFETYSLLTEDGSTVTGLLISETDQAVTLRTSEGIDKTVAQDSIEILKKQSKSLMPQDLQRLMTVDQLVDLVEYLMTLRKSGGATD, via the coding sequence ATGATTCTACGAACCACATTTGTTTTATTCGTTGCTGCTTTCCTGGCCGTGGATTTGGTCTGCGCGGACGAACCGCCCGCGTTGAACCCCAAGGACAAATTGGTTGTTGAAACGGTGCTGAGGATGAAGTCGTTTGACCTCAATTCCTCCGAACCCGCCAAAGCCGCCGTACTGCGATACCTCAAGTCACAGCCCGGAACGGATCAGTATTTTGAATTGATCGGGCGGTTTCAGCCGACCGAGATCACGGATGACCTTGTCGCATACAGCCTGAGTCATGCTGACGAGACCGGTGGCGTTCGCGCGGCAGATGCACTCTTTGCCATGGGCCAGGAAAAGGCGTTGTTGTCGATCGCGAAGGGCGACAACGCGGTCAAAGCAACTTCGGCGATCGGACTGATCGGTCGTTCCGGTGGAAAGAAAACGGTCACCATGTTGTTGCCACTGCTGACAGACTCTAACACAACGGTCGAGTTGCAGTCGGCAGCGATCGCCGCGTTGGGACGACAAACTGCCGGGCAAAAAGAAGTCCTCGGACTGGTGGCCGCTGGAAAGTTAGCCAACGAACTGAAATTTGCTGCGGCGAACGTTTTGTTGTCGTCTGACGACGAGGCGATTGCCGCCGAAGCGTCCAAATACCTGGAATTGCCTGCGACCAAAGACAGCAAGCCGTTGCCGACCGTCGCCGAACTGGTCAAACGCAAAGGCAATGTTGACGCCGGTGGAATCGTGTTCCGAACCGAAGGAACCTGCATCAACTGCCACAAGGTTCGCGGAGAAGGAAAAGAAGTGGGGCCAGACCTGACGGAGATCGGCAGCAAGCTGTCGCGCGAAGCCATGTATGTTTCCATCTTGGACCCAAGTGCTGCGGTGAGCCACAACTTTGAAACCTATTCACTGCTGACCGAAGACGGTAGCACCGTAACCGGATTGTTGATCAGCGAGACCGATCAGGCAGTGACTCTCAGGACCAGCGAAGGGATCGACAAAACCGTCGCTCAAGATTCGATTGAGATCCTGAAAAAACAATCCAAGTCGTTGATGCCGCAAGATCTGCAGCGACTGATGACAGTCGATCAACTTGTCGATCTGGTGGAATACCTGATGACGCTTCGCAAATCAGGCGGGGCCACGGATTGA
- a CDS encoding PVC-type heme-binding CxxCH protein, producing the protein MRSLRLFIFLPLLFLFAGNVGAAEDGFVSLFDGKTLENWDGNPKFWSVQDGTITGQTTADNPTKGNTFLIYRGGEFGNFELRFEYKIIGGNSGVQYRSFEPDAENQKWVVGGYQGDFEAGDTYSGILYGEKFRGILANRGQKTELVRNDGKFTVKVVGSVGESAEIQSKIKKEDWNEYSITADGFHFVHKINGVPTAECTDNDTEQRRDSGIIALQLHAGPPMKVQFRNIRLKKLDDAVSKASGEKKKVVFIAGRPSHGYGSHEHYAGSQLLASALAEAMPNFEVQVFRNGWPQEGAQALADADSVVVYCDGGGGHLLNPHLDEFDPIMKKGAGLVCIHYGVETVKGKPGDAFLDWMGGYFEPHWSVNPHWSADYTSFPDHPTTRGVKPFKINDEWYFHMRFRDGMKGVTPILSAHPPEETMRRGDGPHSGNPAVRKAVANGEIQHMAWAAERDGGGRGFGFTGGHFHWNWGDENFRKVMLNAIVWTAHGEVPANGVTTANPTQEDLEANQDEPKPGEQKKVGRKIKRSVINANAKSAGAKPIFASKTITKAANGVDINVELGDAKELYLVVTDGGNGYGCDWADWGEPRLTGPAGEMKLTDLKWKSATTDFGQVRVDKNAGGAKLQINGKPVAYGFGTHANSVIAFDLPTGYNRFQARAGLDNGGTDQGSCGDSSSVEFLVYTSKPPTPSGTGGGGSREASAALDGLEVGEGLAASLFAAEPQLLSPSNIDIDHRGRVWVCEIVNYRKHLGQRPEGDRILILEDTDSDGQADKETVYYQGTDIDSPHGVCVLGNKVIVSAGDKVQVFTDTDGDDKPDSKEVLFSGISGSQHDHGIHAFTFGPDGKLYFNFGNAGREIKDKDGNLLVDMAGNRVTVDRKPYQEGMVFRCNLDGSEFETLGWNFRNNWMVTVDSYGSLWQSDNDDDGNKGVRINYVMEFGNYGYKDEKTGAGWKTARTGMSNEVPLQHWHLNDPGVVPNLLQTGAGSPTGITVYEGDLLPMFRGQLLHCDAGPNVCRAYILSDDGAGYSAKIRDILTGTQDKWYRPSDVKIAPDGSLVVADWYDPGVGGHGMGDLDKGRLFRILPLDHSGKYNVPKFDFSTADGAIEALKNPNYATRYLAWQALHKMGRGAEAALQKMTASDNPIYRARALWLLGKIEGNGAKTVQQALADKDPNIRIVGIRLARQLEMSVDQYANAVVRDPSPQVRRELLVALRHSTAPQAAELWAQLAQQYDGKDRWYLEALGLASDPRADEFFATWLEQVGEDWNTPAGRDIVWRSRAGDAASYLVKILQDSSTPADQTDHYMRAFDFHDGAKKEAALKSLLGL; encoded by the coding sequence ATGCGATCGCTTCGCTTGTTCATTTTCCTACCCCTGCTGTTTCTCTTCGCCGGAAACGTCGGTGCCGCCGAAGACGGTTTCGTCTCACTGTTCGATGGCAAGACGCTGGAGAACTGGGATGGCAACCCAAAGTTCTGGAGTGTGCAGGACGGAACGATCACCGGCCAGACGACGGCGGACAATCCGACGAAGGGAAACACGTTCCTGATCTACCGCGGTGGTGAGTTCGGCAACTTTGAGTTGCGGTTCGAGTACAAGATCATCGGCGGCAACTCCGGCGTTCAATATCGCAGTTTTGAGCCCGATGCCGAAAATCAAAAATGGGTGGTCGGTGGCTACCAGGGTGATTTCGAAGCAGGTGATACCTACTCGGGAATCCTCTACGGCGAAAAGTTCCGCGGCATCCTCGCCAACCGAGGCCAGAAAACCGAACTGGTTCGCAACGACGGAAAGTTCACCGTCAAGGTCGTTGGCTCCGTGGGTGAGTCGGCAGAGATTCAATCCAAGATCAAGAAAGAAGACTGGAACGAATACTCCATCACCGCCGACGGATTCCATTTCGTCCATAAGATCAACGGTGTGCCCACCGCCGAGTGTACGGACAACGACACCGAGCAGCGACGTGACTCAGGCATCATCGCCCTGCAGTTGCACGCCGGACCGCCGATGAAGGTTCAGTTCCGTAACATTCGCCTCAAGAAACTCGACGATGCCGTGAGCAAAGCGAGCGGCGAAAAGAAGAAGGTCGTTTTCATCGCAGGCAGACCGAGTCACGGCTACGGTTCACACGAGCACTACGCTGGAAGCCAACTGTTGGCCAGCGCGCTTGCTGAGGCGATGCCGAACTTTGAAGTCCAAGTGTTCCGCAACGGCTGGCCACAGGAAGGAGCCCAAGCGTTGGCCGACGCCGATTCGGTGGTCGTGTACTGTGACGGCGGCGGCGGACACTTGTTGAACCCGCACCTGGATGAATTTGATCCGATCATGAAGAAAGGTGCCGGACTGGTCTGCATTCACTACGGCGTGGAAACGGTCAAGGGAAAACCGGGCGATGCGTTTTTGGACTGGATGGGCGGCTACTTTGAGCCTCATTGGTCCGTCAATCCTCACTGGTCCGCCGACTACACCTCGTTTCCAGATCACCCGACGACGCGAGGTGTGAAACCCTTCAAGATCAATGATGAATGGTACTTTCACATGCGGTTTCGCGACGGCATGAAGGGCGTCACGCCGATTTTGTCGGCGCATCCGCCGGAGGAAACCATGCGACGCGGCGATGGTCCCCACAGTGGTAACCCTGCTGTTCGCAAAGCGGTTGCCAACGGTGAAATCCAGCACATGGCTTGGGCCGCCGAGCGAGACGGCGGTGGCCGCGGCTTTGGTTTCACCGGCGGACACTTTCACTGGAACTGGGGCGACGAAAATTTCCGCAAGGTCATGCTCAACGCGATCGTCTGGACCGCGCACGGGGAAGTGCCCGCCAATGGCGTGACCACCGCGAATCCGACTCAAGAAGACCTGGAAGCGAATCAGGACGAACCCAAACCGGGTGAACAAAAGAAGGTCGGTCGCAAGATCAAGCGGTCTGTGATCAACGCAAACGCCAAGTCAGCAGGTGCGAAACCGATCTTCGCGAGCAAGACGATCACCAAGGCTGCCAACGGCGTCGATATCAACGTGGAACTCGGCGATGCAAAAGAGCTGTACCTCGTCGTCACCGATGGAGGCAATGGTTACGGGTGTGACTGGGCCGACTGGGGCGAACCCCGTTTGACGGGGCCGGCCGGCGAGATGAAGCTGACGGACTTGAAATGGAAGTCCGCCACGACAGATTTCGGCCAAGTTCGAGTCGACAAAAACGCGGGCGGCGCGAAACTGCAAATCAACGGCAAGCCAGTCGCATACGGCTTCGGAACGCATGCCAATTCCGTCATCGCGTTTGATCTGCCGACCGGGTACAACCGGTTCCAAGCACGCGCGGGACTGGACAACGGAGGAACCGATCAAGGCAGTTGTGGTGATTCCAGCAGCGTTGAGTTCCTGGTTTACACGAGCAAGCCCCCGACACCGTCGGGAACCGGCGGCGGAGGGTCACGAGAAGCTTCGGCTGCGCTGGATGGATTGGAGGTCGGCGAGGGATTGGCAGCGAGCTTGTTCGCAGCCGAACCGCAATTGCTGAGCCCCTCGAACATCGACATCGATCATCGCGGACGTGTTTGGGTCTGCGAAATCGTGAACTATCGCAAACATCTGGGCCAACGCCCCGAGGGCGACCGCATCCTGATCTTGGAAGACACCGACAGCGACGGACAGGCCGACAAGGAAACGGTCTACTACCAAGGAACCGATATCGATTCACCGCACGGTGTCTGCGTGTTGGGCAACAAGGTGATCGTGTCCGCTGGCGACAAAGTCCAAGTGTTCACCGACACCGACGGCGATGACAAGCCGGACAGCAAAGAGGTGCTGTTCAGCGGCATCAGCGGTTCACAGCATGACCACGGCATCCATGCGTTCACGTTCGGGCCGGACGGCAAACTCTATTTCAATTTCGGCAACGCCGGTCGTGAGATCAAAGACAAAGATGGCAACTTGTTGGTCGATATGGCGGGCAATCGCGTGACGGTGGATCGCAAACCGTATCAAGAGGGAATGGTGTTCCGCTGCAATCTGGACGGCAGCGAGTTTGAAACGCTGGGCTGGAACTTTCGCAACAACTGGATGGTCACCGTCGATTCCTATGGCAGCCTGTGGCAGTCGGACAACGACGACGACGGCAACAAAGGTGTCCGCATCAATTATGTGATGGAGTTTGGGAACTACGGCTACAAGGACGAAAAGACGGGTGCCGGATGGAAGACCGCTCGAACGGGCATGAGCAATGAAGTCCCACTGCAACACTGGCACCTGAATGATCCAGGCGTCGTTCCGAACCTTCTGCAAACCGGCGCCGGTTCACCCACGGGAATCACCGTTTACGAAGGCGACTTGTTGCCGATGTTCCGTGGTCAATTGTTGCACTGCGATGCGGGTCCGAACGTTTGCCGCGCCTACATTCTGTCAGACGACGGCGCCGGCTACAGTGCCAAGATACGAGACATCCTGACGGGAACGCAGGACAAGTGGTATCGTCCATCGGACGTTAAGATCGCTCCGGACGGATCGCTCGTGGTTGCTGATTGGTACGATCCCGGCGTCGGCGGGCACGGCATGGGTGACTTGGACAAAGGACGCTTGTTCCGTATCTTGCCGCTGGACCACAGCGGCAAATACAACGTTCCGAAGTTTGATTTCAGCACGGCCGATGGTGCCATCGAAGCACTCAAGAATCCGAACTACGCGACTCGCTATCTTGCTTGGCAAGCATTGCACAAGATGGGCCGTGGCGCAGAAGCGGCACTACAAAAAATGACGGCGTCAGACAACCCGATCTATCGCGCCCGGGCGCTGTGGTTGTTGGGCAAGATCGAAGGAAACGGTGCCAAGACTGTTCAACAAGCGTTGGCGGACAAAGATCCCAACATCCGCATCGTCGGCATCCGCTTGGCTCGTCAGCTCGAGATGAGTGTTGATCAATATGCCAACGCTGTCGTTCGCGATCCGTCACCTCAAGTCCGACGTGAACTGTTGGTTGCTCTCCGGCACAGCACCGCACCGCAAGCCGCCGAGCTTTGGGCGCAGCTTGCTCAACAGTACGACGGCAAGGACCGGTGGTACCTGGAGGCATTGGGCCTCGCATCGGATCCGCGTGCGGACGAGTTTTTCGCCACATGGCTGGAGCAAGTCGGCGAGGATTGGAATACGCCTGCCGGACGTGATATCGTTTGGCGAAGTCGGGCGGGTGATGCAGCGAGCTACTTGGTGAAGATCCTTCAGGATTCCAGCACCCCCGCGGATCAAACGGATCACTACATGCGTGCGTTCGACTTCCACGACGGGGCGAAAAAGGAAGCAGCGTTGAAGTCCTTGTTGGGACTGTAG